TCACCGCCCGCGTGCAGCACCGCAACAAGCTGCTCCGCGGTTGCCTCCCGCGGCACCACCCAGCGGCCGTCGTCGTGATCGTCCCAGGGTCCGTCGACGTTCTCCGCGCTGAATCCCCAGCACAGCCAGCGTCGTTCCATGTGCACGAGATGGTTCACCAGTTCGAGCGGCGTCCATCCCGAGGGCAGCCGGCTGCTCCGCAGCTCGGCATCGGACAGCCCGTCGAGCTTGCGCTCGACCGCGAGCCGGTAGTAGTCGAGGTAGCCGAGGAGGAGTTCTTTAGGGTCAGTGAGGGTGTGCGGCGGCTCTGCGGCATTGTTCATGGTTCTGTCTACCAGCCGGCGACCGTCCGGTCGGCTCCAAGTTGTACTAAGCCTCGATCCACCGATGAGAGTGGTGGGGTGAGCGTGGCGTAACGCGAGGATGCCCTTACGGGCTGGGAGTCTGGGACTTGCGACGGTTCCACACACCTCAACCCGGAAGGGCACCTCTGGG
This sequence is a window from Phytoactinopolyspora mesophila. Protein-coding genes within it:
- a CDS encoding DinB family protein, with translation MNNAAEPPHTLTDPKELLLGYLDYYRLAVERKLDGLSDAELRSSRLPSGWTPLELVNHLVHMERRWLCWGFSAENVDGPWDDHDDGRWVVPREATAEQLVAVLHAGGERTRRIVESAGLSDRAGLGGRFRTAEECPTLIWTLFHVLQEYARHAGHLDIARELADGALGE